GGCGACCACGAAGCCGGTCAGCAGACCGATGCCGACGACCAGGAAGACGAACACACCCATCGTCCACAGCGTCGAGCGCACCGACCGCATCTTCGTCCACTCGCAGGCGACCGCGTGCGCCAGGTGCGTACGGACCACCGGGATCGGCGACGTGTAGGCGGGGTACGGCGAGCCGGACGCCGCCGCCTGCCAGTCGGGTGCGGCCTGCGGCATCGGGGGCTGGGGCGTGCTCATCGGGCGTCCTCGGGCTGGGTCGGGTCGGTGACGGGCGCGGGGGCGGGGGCGGGCGAGGGGGCGTCGCCCGGCGACGCGGGGGCGGGCGCCTGCGGGGCCGGCTGCGCCTGGGCGGCCTGATGTGCCTGCGGGGCGGGCGGGGTGTGCGAGGCCGGCTGTGCCTGCGGAGCCTGCGGGGCCGTGTACGGGTTGGCCGGCCGACCGGCCGGCGCCGCCCCCGGTGCGGCCGGTACCCCGTAGGGTCCCGCCGGGGCCTGCCCCGGCGCGCCCTGCGGCGCCGGGAAGGGCTGCACCCCCTGATGGGGCGGCGGCGGGGCGTACCAGCCGGGCTGGCCCTGTCCGGGCACCGGCATCGGCGGCTGCGCCCCGGGCGGCAGCGGCTGCTGGAGCCCGGCCCGCTGGTCGGCGGTCGACCGGTAGTCGACGGCGCCCTGCGTCATCCGCATGTAGGCCTCCTCCAGCGAGGCCTGGTGCGGCGACAGCTCCCACAGCCGTACGTCGCTGTCGTGCGCGATGTCGCTGATCCGCGGGAGGGCCAGGCCGGTCACCCGCAGCCCGCCGTCCTGCTCGGGCATCACGTGCCCGCCCGCCTCGGTCAGCGCGGAGGTCAGCTTCTCGCGCAGCTGCGGGTCGGTGTCCGGGGTGCGCACGCGCGCGAAGTCGGCGGAGTTGGCCGAGATGAAGTCCTTCACGCTCATGTCGGAGAGCAGCTGGCCGCGCCCGATGACGATCAGGTGGTCGGCGGTGAGCGCCATCTCGCTCATCAGGTGCGAGGAGACGAAGACGGTGCGGCCCTCCGCCGCGAGCGCCTTCATCAGGTTGCGCACCCAGTGGATGCCCTCGGGGTCGAGGCCGTTGACCGGCTCGTCGAACAGCAGCACCTGCGGGTCGCCGAGCAGGGCGGCGGCGATGCCGAGCCGCTGGCCCATACCGAGGGAGAAGCCCTTGGAGCGCCGCTTGGCCACGTCCTGGAGCCCCACCACGCCGAGCACCTCGTCCACGCGCCGGGCCGGGATGCCCGAGAGCTGGGCCAGGCTCAGCAGGTGGTTGCGGGCGGAGCGGCCGCCGTGCACCGCCTTGGCGTCGAGCAGCGCACCGACCTGGCGGGGGGCGTTGGGCAGCTTGCGGTACGGGTGGCCCCCGATCGTCACGTGACCCGCCGTGGGGTTGTCCAGGCCGAGGATCATGCGCATCGTCGTCGACTTGCCCGACCCGTTGGGGCCGAGGAAGCCGGTGACGGCTCCGGGCCGCACCTGGAAGGACAGGTTGTACACAGCGGTCTTGTCGCCGTAGCGCTTGGTCAGGCCGACAGCCTCGATCATGCTCCGCACCCATCGAAAGGTTCAGGACAGCAGGGCACACGCCCCCGTAAGGGTTAGGAGGATATCGAGGCACTGACGGTTCCGTTCAAGCCGGGGCAAAATCCGACCCCGTACGAAACCCCTCGACAGGCGTCCGCCGCCCCCTCTTCCTAGGCGTCGCGTCGCTTCAGCACCAGGTAGCCGCCGACGAGCGCGGCGATCACCCACAGCACCATGATCCCGAGGCCGCCCCACGGGCCGTACGGCACGTCGTCGTCGATCGGCGTCACCACCTGCATGATCTTGCTGCCGGCCTGGTCGGGCAGGAACCGGCCGACCTTCTCCGTGGCGGGGACGTTGCCCAGGATGTTGGAGATCAGGAAGAAGAACGGCATCAGGATGCCCAGCGACAGCATCGGCGAGCGCAGCATCGCGGCGACGCCCATCGAGAACAGGGCGATGAGCGTCATGTACAGCCCGCCGCCGATCACCGCGCGCAGCACACCCGGGTCGCCGATCGACGCCTTGAGATCACCGAGCATCATCTGCCCGAGGAAGAAGGTGGCGAAGCTGGTGATCATGCTGACGACCAGCGCCAGTGCGGTGGCCACCGCGATCTTGCTGAACAGGAAGAGACCGCGGCGCGGCACGGCGGCCAGCGAGGTGCGGATCATGCCCGAGCTGTACTCGTTCGCCACGACCAGCACGCCGAAGACGATCATCGCGAGCTGACCGAGGCTCGTCCCGGCGAAGCTGATGAAGGTGGGGTCGAAGGTGAGCTGGTCCTCCCGGCCCATGTTGTCGAACTCGCTCTTCGACAGCGCCGAGATCAGCATGCCGAGGGCGATGGTGACGACCACGGCGAGGCCCAGCGTCCACACGGTGGACGCGACCGACCGGATCTTGGTCCACTCGGACCGGACGACCTGTGTCGCCGCCATGCTCATCCCTTCCTCCAGTCGCTGCCCCACTGTTGCTGCGGCACCGGGCCGGGCGGCTGCCCGTCGTGCGCGTGGTACTCCACCGACTCCGCGGTCAGCTGCATGAACGCCTCCTCCAGCGAGGCCCGCTGCGGGCTCAGCTCGTGCAGCACCAGCTGGTGCCGCGCCGCCAGCTCACCGATGGCCTCCGCCTTGTCGCCGTCCACCTCCAGGACCTCGGCGCCGCTCTCGACGACGGCGATGCCCTCGCCGTGCAGTACGTCGAGCAGCCGCTCGCGCTGCGGCGTGCGGATCCGGACGTAGCTGCGCGAGTTCTCCGCGATGAACTCCGCCATCGAGGTGTCCGCCAGCAACCGGCCCTGACCGATGACCACCAGATGATCCGCCGTCAGCGCCATCTCACTCATCAGATGGGAGGAGACGAAGACCGTACGGCCCTGGGAGGCCAGGGTCTTCATCAGATTGCGGATCCAGTGGATGCCCTCGGGGTCGAGCCCGTTGACCGGCTCGTCGAACATCAGGATGCGCGGGTCGCCGAGCAGCGCGCCGGCGATGCCGAGCCGCTGGCCCATGCCCAGGGAGAAGCCCTTGGTCTTCTTCCGGGCGACCGCGGTGAGCCCGACCGTGTCCAGCACCTCGCGCACCCGGCGCTCCGGGATGCCGTTGCTCTGCGCGAGCCACAGCAGGTGGTTGTGGGCGCTGCGCCCGCCGTGCCAGGCCTTGGCCTCCAGGAGCGCGCCGATGTACGTCAACGGGTCCTGGAGCTGGTGGTAGTGCTTGCCGTCGATCCGGACGTCCCCCGCGGTGGGACGGTCGAGGCCCAGCACCATCCGCATGGTCGTCGACTTGCCCGCACCGTTGGGGCCGAGGAAGCCCGTGATGATGCCGGGTCTGACGGTGAAGGAGAGATTGTTGACCGCCACCTTCTCGCCGTACCGCTTGGTCAGCCCCTCGAGCTCGATCATGGCGCCCACGCTAGAACGTGACGAAGCCCTCTGCCACCCCAGTGACAGAAGGCCTCGTCCTTGTTACGCGGTTGTTCGGCCGGCGGACGTCCGGCGCGTCAGCGGGACTGCTGGGCCGGCACCCCGCGGGAGACCGACTCGTCCTCGGCCGGCGTACCGGCGGCGGCCACCGCGGCACCCGTGAGGGTCGCCAGCATCTCGCGCACGTTGGTGAGCTGCGCGTTGATGGAGTCGCGGCGGTTGGTGAGGGCGGCGAGCTCGCGCTCCGACTCCGAACGGATCCGGTCCGCCTTGGCGTTGGCGTCGGCCACGATGTCCTCGGCCTGGCGCTGGGCCGTCTCGACGGTCTGGCGGGCGCGGCGCTCGGCGTCCGTGCGCAGCTTCTCCGCCTCCAGACGCAGCT
This region of Streptomyces ambofaciens ATCC 23877 genomic DNA includes:
- a CDS encoding ABC transporter ATP-binding protein, whose protein sequence is MIEAVGLTKRYGDKTAVYNLSFQVRPGAVTGFLGPNGSGKSTTMRMILGLDNPTAGHVTIGGHPYRKLPNAPRQVGALLDAKAVHGGRSARNHLLSLAQLSGIPARRVDEVLGVVGLQDVAKRRSKGFSLGMGQRLGIAAALLGDPQVLLFDEPVNGLDPEGIHWVRNLMKALAAEGRTVFVSSHLMSEMALTADHLIVIGRGQLLSDMSVKDFISANSADFARVRTPDTDPQLREKLTSALTEAGGHVMPEQDGGLRVTGLALPRISDIAHDSDVRLWELSPHQASLEEAYMRMTQGAVDYRSTADQRAGLQQPLPPGAQPPMPVPGQGQPGWYAPPPPHQGVQPFPAPQGAPGQAPAGPYGVPAAPGAAPAGRPANPYTAPQAPQAQPASHTPPAPQAHQAAQAQPAPQAPAPASPGDAPSPAPAPAPVTDPTQPEDAR
- a CDS encoding ABC transporter permease, translating into MSMAATQVVRSEWTKIRSVASTVWTLGLAVVVTIALGMLISALSKSEFDNMGREDQLTFDPTFISFAGTSLGQLAMIVFGVLVVANEYSSGMIRTSLAAVPRRGLFLFSKIAVATALALVVSMITSFATFFLGQMMLGDLKASIGDPGVLRAVIGGGLYMTLIALFSMGVAAMLRSPMLSLGILMPFFFLISNILGNVPATEKVGRFLPDQAGSKIMQVVTPIDDDVPYGPWGGLGIMVLWVIAALVGGYLVLKRRDA
- a CDS encoding ABC transporter ATP-binding protein; translated protein: MIELEGLTKRYGEKVAVNNLSFTVRPGIITGFLGPNGAGKSTTMRMVLGLDRPTAGDVRIDGKHYHQLQDPLTYIGALLEAKAWHGGRSAHNHLLWLAQSNGIPERRVREVLDTVGLTAVARKKTKGFSLGMGQRLGIAGALLGDPRILMFDEPVNGLDPEGIHWIRNLMKTLASQGRTVFVSSHLMSEMALTADHLVVIGQGRLLADTSMAEFIAENSRSYVRIRTPQRERLLDVLHGEGIAVVESGAEVLEVDGDKAEAIGELAARHQLVLHELSPQRASLEEAFMQLTAESVEYHAHDGQPPGPVPQQQWGSDWRKG